From the genome of Planctomycetia bacterium:
TAGCCGCCCTCTGCGAGGGCGGTGGAGTGGACGTCGCGAGCCGTTCGTCGTCGCGCCATGAGCCGACGTCCAACGCGCCCAGGTCACAGACCTCGGCTAAAGTGCCTACAGAAGTTCCGGGCGTACTGCTGTTACGGCACTTCGTGGACGAGCAGCACGTTGTGACCACTGGCGCTGATCGAGCTGCTGGTGATTACGATGATGCGGTCGCCGGAGGTGAGTGCGCCGACGTGGCGGCCCCAGGTTTCTACGTGGCGAATCAGGTGCTCGCGGTCGGCAACTGGTGCGCCGGCCAACGGGATCACGCCCCACATCAGGCACATCTGACGCAACACCGTCGGGGAATCGCTCACGCCCACTGTGGGGATGAAGTTGCGCTGCTTGGCCAAGGCGAGCGCCGTAGCGCCGGTGTGGCTGGCGACAACGACGAGTTTTGCGCCCAACTCCGCCGCGATGTAACCTGCGCCGTAGACGACCGCGCGGGTGATTTCCCGCACGCCTTGCGGGGCGATGGCCGGGGCGGGGCCGCGGGTGCGGTGGGCCAGCAATGGCTCGGTTGCGCGGGCGATGCGATCCATCATTTCCACGGATTCGCGCGGGTACTGACCGGCGGCCGTTTCTCCGGAGAGCATGCAGGCGTCGGCGCCATCGAGAATGGCGTTGGCGACGTCGGTCGCTTCGGCCCGCGTGGGGCGCAGCGAATGCTGCATGCTGTCGAGCATCTGCGTGGCGATAATGACCGGCTTTTGGCGGCGGTTGCAGGTCTCAACGATCCGTTTCTGCACGACCGCGATGCTGGCCAAGTCCATTTCCACACCCAAGTCGCCGCGGGCGACCATGACGCCGTCGGCGGCTTGCACCACGGCGTCGAGCTGTTCGAGCGCCTCGGGCTTTTCGATCTTAGCGATCACCCGAGCCAGGCAACCGCGAGCCAGCAACATCGATTTGAGCGACCGTACGTCGTCGGCCGAGCGCACGAAGCTAAGGCTGATGAAGTCGGCGCCGGCATCCGCAGCCCACAGGGCATTGTCGACGTCGACGTCGGACATGGCCGGTGTGCTGAGTTTGGCGCCGGGGAGGTTGATACCCTGTCGGCTGCGTAAGGGTCCGCCTTGCACGCAACGGGCGCGGACGAAGTCTTTCCCTTTTTCCTCGACGAGCAACGAAATCGTGCCGTCGGCCAGCATGATCATCTTGCCGACCGAGACTTCATCGACGAGCGGCGCGTAGGTGCTGGTAAACTCGCGGTCGCTGCTGGCGGCGTTGCCGCGGACGAAGCGATATTCCTCGCCGGGAATCATCTGCACTTCGTTGTTCGGCAGATCGCCCAAACGGATTTTGGGGCCGGCCAGGTCCACCAGCAAGCCGCAAGGCTTGCTCAGCCGCTGCTCGACGCGGCGGACTCTTTGCAGGGTTTCCGTGTGTTGCTCACGGGAGCCGTGCGCCATGTTCAGACGGAACACGTCGGCCCCGGCGGTCACTAGCTCGGCGATTTTGTCTTCCGCCGCGCAAGCCGGGCCCAGCGTCGCCACGATTTTGGTCCGGGCGCGCTCGGCAAACTGCACGTTTTCACTCATGTATGGATTTCTTTCGCTCTCCCACCTACGGCCACTCCCTCTCCGGCTGCGAGGATACTCCTTATTCGAGCGGGGGGGAAGGAGGTTGGAGTATACGCCTGCCATTCAGCGCCATCGAATGGACAAACCCATCGGCGGCTCTTTATAATCAAGGGCGACCCACCCGCCTGAAATCCCCGCCGTTGCGGCCACCCACCTGGGGAGATTCGACAGATGAGCAGCCAATTGCGACGCGTTGCCTGCGCGCTGGGAGTGCTTGTCTATTGGGCGACGCCGGCGCTGGGGGAAAATGCGACGCCGGATCCGGCCGAGGCGGCAAGGTTCTTCGAGGCCGAGGTGCGGCCGATCCTGGTCGAGCGGTGCGTCGAGTGCCACGGGCCCGATGCGCAGGAATCGGGGATTCGCCTCGACAGCCGCGCGGACATGCTCAAGGGAAACGACTCCGGGCCGATCGTCACGCCGGAAACGCCTGACGCGAGTCGGTTGTTGCACGTCGTCCGCTATGACGGCAAGGTGCAGATGCCGCCGGATGAGAAGCTGCCGGACGAGCAGATTGCGGCGCTGGAGAAATGGGTGTCGCTCGGCGCACCCTGGCCGGAGGCGGCACAAGTCGCCGCGATCAAGCTGGGGCTCGCGGAGCGCATCACCGCTGCACGCGCGACGCATTGGTCGCTGCAACCGATGCAGGCCCCGCCATTACCAGCGATCGCTGATACCGCGTGGCCGACCAACGCGCTCGATTTCTTCGTGTTGGCTGAGTTGGACAAAGCGGGGCTCGCGCCCTCGCCCGCCGTGGACCGACGCACCTGGTTGCGCCGCGCCACGTATGACCTGACCGGACTGCCGCCGACCTATGACGAGGTCGTGAACTTCGAGGCAGACGCGTCGCCTTCGGCCTACGAAACGGTCGCGGATCGGCTGCTGGCGTCGCCCCAATATGGCGAGCGCTGGGGACGGCATTGGCTCGACGTGGCGCGGTATGCCGACACGAAGGGCTATGTCTTCACCGAGGACCGCCGCTATCCCTTCTCGTACACGTTTCGCGACTATGTGATCCGGGCGATGAATGAAGACTTGCCGTACGAGCGCTTCGTTACCGAGCAGATCGCGGCCGATCGACTGGAGTTGGGCGACGACAAACGAGCCTTGGCGGCGATGGGCTTTCTCACGGTCGGGCGCCGGTTCAGCAACAACATGCACGACATCATCGACGATCGGATCGATGTCGTCTCGCGCGGATTCCTGGGCCTGACGGTCGGCTGTGCGCGTTGTCACGATCACAAGTACGATCCGATTGGCAGCGCCGATTACTACGCGATGTACGGCATCTTCGCCAGTTGCCACGAGCCCGATGAGCGGCCGTTGATCGGGAAGCCGGAAGCGACGGAGGCGTATCAGAAGTTTGAAGCAGAACTCAAGACGCGCCGCGACGAGCTGACGAAACACTATGACGAGAATGTCACCGCGCTCAAAACGCAACTGCGGACGCAGACCACGAAGTTTTTACTGCTCGTCGTCAAGGAGATGATGGGCGAAGACCTGCCCGACATTTTCGACGTCATCACCGACGGCGAAGAACTGCACCCACGGATGGTGGAGCGCTGGCGCCGTTATCTCGATCGGCAGGTCGAGTCGGATCACCCGGTGTTCGGCCCCTGGAAACGATTGGCCGAGGGCGGCTCGGCCGGCTATCCCGAGCGCGCTGCTGCGCTGTTTGCGGAGTTAGAAGCCGGCACCTGGCCTGAATTGAACCCGACCGTCCGTGCAGTGCTGTTGGAGAAACGGCCGACGTCGATGTTCGAGGTTGCGAACCTGTACGGCGAGTTACTCGTCGCGGTCGACCAGAAGTACCAGGAGTTGCTCAAGGAGCGGTCCGATGCGAAGGAACTCGATGACGCCGCGGCCGAGGCGCTGCGGCAAGTGCTCTATGGGAACAAGTCGCCGACGGTCTTCAATGAAGAGGTGGCCCAGCGATTGTTCACCCAAAAGGTACAGGGGCGCTACTTGGAGTTGAAGGCCAAAGTGCAGGAGTGGGAAGTCACTTCGCCCGACGCGCCGGAACGTGCGATGGTGCTCGTCGACAACGATACACCCTATAAGCCGCACGTGTTCGCGCGCGGGAATCCGAGTCGCCCCGAGCAGGAAGTGCCGCGCCGCTTCGTGGAAGTGCTGGAAGTGAGCGGCGTCGAGCCCTTCGAAGCCGGCAGCGGCCGTTTGGAATTAGCTCAGAAGATTGTCGCGCACGATAACCCGTTGACCTACCGCGTGTGGGTGAATCGTGTCTGGCAGCAACATTTCGGCATGTCGCTGGTGCGCGACCCGAGCGATTTCGGCATGCGCAGCGATCCGCCGTCGCATCCGGCGTTGCTCGATTTCCTGGCCACAAACTTTCTCGCCGACGGGCAATCGCTCAAGCGGCTGCATCGGATGATCGTGCTTTCGAGCACGTACCGGCAGCAAAGTCTGGAACGCCCGGAAGGGAATGAAATCGATCCTGAAAATCGCCTCTACTGGCGGATGAATCCGCGGCGGCTCGAGTTCGAGGCGTATCGCGATTCGCTGCTGGCGGCGGCCGGACGGCTGGAACGGCAATTAGGCGGACGGCCGATCGACCTGAACGCCGAGCCGTTCACCACGCGCCGCACCGTGTACGGCTACATCGATCGCCAGGTGTTGCCGGATCTATTCCGGACGTTTGATTTCGCCAGCCCGGATGCCTCGACGGCGCAGCGACCCAAGACCACGGTGCCGCAACAGGCGCTGTTTGCAATGAATTCTTCGTTCTCTATCGAGCAGACGAAGCACTTGGTCTTGCGAGCGGAGATTGCGGAAAAGACCGATGCCGCGGAGCGCGTGAAGGCGCTCTATCGGAGCGTGCTGGCGCGCGAGGCGTCGGAAGACGAAACGCAACTCGGCTGCCAGTTCATCGCCTCATGCGGGACGACGGAAGGCCAACCGCTCGGGGCCTGGGAGCAGTTCGCACAGGTGTTGTTGATGTCGAATGAGTTCGCGTTTGTGGATTAGAGGGTCGTGTTTCCTTCACTTGCCCGACGGGCTAGTGTTGCCAATCGACTGAAACAATGAGCCAAACCGAAGCCACCGTCGCTGCCGACACACCCGTCAAGAAGAAGGGCGGGCTTGGCAATGCGCTCTTCGGGCATGTTCTGGGCTTATTGTTTTGCGTTGGCCTTCCTGGGTTTGTCACTGCAATTGCGCCGGTGTCGTGGATTCGCTTTGAACGCACCGAGGACCATGTCACCGCGACGGCGCAGACCTGTCTGTTCTTCTTCATTCCGTATCGGACGCAAACCGTCGATCCCGTGATTGGCATCGACGATCGCTTCGTGCAGGGGAAGTTCGAGCGACGGCGGCCGAGCGAGCCGAAGCATCGCACCGAGGACGAGGCGTTTCTGGTCATCAACGGCGAAGACGGCTTCGCCGAGGTGCCGGTAACGCCGTTGAACATCAAGAGCGTGTCGGAGCGCTCGCAAGCCTTTCTGGATGATCCGCAAGCGCCGCAATTGAAGCTGTTCGTCGTCGCCAACTGGAAGTTCAGCATCCTGGTTGGTGGCGCGTTGAGTTTGTTGACCGTGCTCTACGTCGTGGGCATAGTCCTGTCGTTCGTGCGGATGTTGAAACGGATCGCATCGCCGGCCGTGGAATAGTTGCCGCAACCAGTACTGGTTCGAGGTTGAAATCATGCTGCCGCAAATCAATCGCCGTGAAATGCTGTCGCGCTGCGGCACGGGGCTCGGGCTGCTGGGCCTGGCCGGTGTGATGTCTTCGGCGGATTTGCTCGGCGGCGTGGCCAACGCGTCAGAGGGCTATGTCAACCCGATGGCGCCCAAGGCGCCGCATTTCCCGGGGAAGGCGAAGCATGTCATCCACATCTTCGCCAATGGCGGGGCGTCGCATGTGGATACGTTCGATCCCAAGCCGTCGCTGGAAAAATACGCCGGCCAGATGTTGCCGGTGGAGAATTTGCGCACCGAGCGGAAGACCGGCGCGGCGTTTCCCTCGCCGTTCAAGTTTCAGAAACATGGGCAGAGCGGCATCGAGATCAGCGAGATCTTCCCGCACGTCGCCGAGAGCGCCGATGAGCTGTGCGTGATCCGCTCGATGTACGCCGACGTGCCGAATCACGAACCGTCGCTGATGTTGATGAACTGCGGCGAATCCCGGCTCGTGCGCCCAAGCATGGGTTCTTGGGTCACGTATGGTCTGGGCACCGAGAACCAAAACCTGCCGGGCTTCATCTCGATGTGCCCGAACGGGTTGCCGATCAAGGATGCGGAAAACTGGTCGAGCGCATTTCTGCCGGGGGTCTACCAGGGGACGTACATCGACACGAAAGAGGCGGACGTCGAGAAACTGTTGGCGAACATCAAGAATCATTCACTCAATCTGGCGGATCAGCGGCGGCAATTGGATTTGCTCGCGGCGATGAACCGCCGGCATGCCGACGAACGCGGCCAGAACTCGGCGCTCGAATCACGGATTCACAGTTTCGAGCTGGCGTACCGGATGCAGATGGAAGCGACCGACGCGTTCGACATCGCGCGGGAGCCGCAACATATCCTCGATATGTACGGGCCCGGCGTCCACGCGCGGCAGTGCCTGATCGCGCGGCGGCTGATCGAGCGCGGCGTGCGGTTCGTGCAGCTTTGGCACGGCCAGGGGCAGCCTTGGGACAACCACGACGACATCGCCGACAATCACCGCCGGTTGGCGACCGAGTGTGATCAAGGGATCGGCGCGCTGCTCAAGGATTTGAAACAGCGCGGCTTGCTGGACGAGACGCTCGTGCTCTGGGCCGGAGAATTTGGCCGCACGCCGACCGTCGAACTACCGCAGGCCGGCGCCAACGCCGGCAAGATCAACGGCCGCGATCACAACAACTACGGCTTCTCCGCCTGGATGGCCGGCGGCGGCGTGAAGCCGGGCACGGTCTATGGTGCCACCGACGAATTCGGCTTCCAGGCCGTGGAAAACAAGGTCCACGTCCACGACCTCCACGCCACGATGCTGCACCTACTCGGCTTCGATCACAAGAGATTGACGTACCGCTTTGCCGGCCGCGATTTCCGGCTGACTGACGTGCACGGGAACGTGGTGCCGGAGTTGATGGCGTAATCAAGTCATTCGGCTGGGGCCGCCACGACGGAATCGTCGAGCAGCAACAAGGACTGCAGCGCATTCATATCAAGGTCGTCTTGCAGAAATCTCACGCTCCCGTCCCCAAGCCCCACCGGAGCTCCACCGGGGTATTCACTGGAGATACAAGAGTTCTCCGGGTCGTTGACCTGGAAGCTCATGCTGTCGAACTCCAGGTCGCGCGGTTCGCACCAGAGGATGTCCTCGTCGGTCGTGGTGACAACCATGATCGTGTTGCTCAATCCGTCGAGCACGTCCTTCATCGCCACCGCTTCGGCGCCGGGGAACATCGTATTTGCCCCGGTGACCACGACGTAGCTCGTGTAACTGGTTGGCCCGTCGGGAGTGGCGGGGTCAACGTATGCCGGCACCACCGTGTCGTGAAACAGGCGATTGTTCGGGCCGTCCCACGGTTCGTCGAAGTTGTAGCGCTGGTAGAGCGCTTGCTGTTCCATAAAGGGGAGAATTCGCACGCGCCAACTGTGCATCGGCTTGCCGTCGGCGTCGGCGATATAGGCCGGCGGAAACGTGCCGTACGTGGACTCGTAGTTCAGCAGGGCAAGATTGATTTGCTTGAGATTGTTCATCGACTGCGCCCGTCGCGCGGCGCTTCGCGCGACTTGCAGCGCCGGCAGCAACAGCGCGACCAAGATGCCGATGATGAACAGCATTACAAAACCGCCGCCGACGACGATGGCGACCAGGACCAGGGCGTTGCCGCCGCGCGCGGCGGGCGCCGGCGCGTGGGCGACGCCCATCGGATTGGGGATCGTGATCGGTTTCCCGCAATGACTGCATGGCCCGGTTTGGCCAGCGTAGCGGTCGTCGACACTGGTCTGAGCCTGGCAGTGCGGGCACGTGAACGGAATCGACATAGCAATGGCCCCGTGCAGATTAGGCGAACAACGCGAGCAGCCGGAAATCTAACCGATGCAGGGCAAGGAAGCAAATCAAACGCCGTCTTAGTGACTAGCAGCGCGCCGCGACAAGAAGGGCCAAGCGCTCACGGTCGAATGCACCCGGTTGGCGATGGCCGCAGGCGTGGTCAAGCCGGCGGTGAGGCCAGCGAAGAGGAAGACCAATGCATGATCGAGCGGTGTGTACGACAACTCGTGGAACATCAACTGGCAGGCATAGACCGCGAGGACGCCGAGTGTGAGCGGGCCGAGGGATCGGAGTGTCTCGGATTGGCTGACGTCGCTCCACAACTGCGAAGCGCGTCTGCAC
Proteins encoded in this window:
- a CDS encoding DUF1559 domain-containing protein encodes the protein MSIPFTCPHCQAQTSVDDRYAGQTGPCSHCGKPITIPNPMGVAHAPAPAARGGNALVLVAIVVGGGFVMLFIIGILVALLLPALQVARSAARRAQSMNNLKQINLALLNYESTYGTFPPAYIADADGKPMHSWRVRILPFMEQQALYQRYNFDEPWDGPNNRLFHDTVVPAYVDPATPDGPTSYTSYVVVTGANTMFPGAEAVAMKDVLDGLSNTIMVVTTTDEDILWCEPRDLEFDSMSFQVNDPENSCISSEYPGGAPVGLGDGSVRFLQDDLDMNALQSLLLLDDSVVAAPAE
- a CDS encoding PSD1 and planctomycete cytochrome C domain-containing protein; translation: MSSQLRRVACALGVLVYWATPALGENATPDPAEAARFFEAEVRPILVERCVECHGPDAQESGIRLDSRADMLKGNDSGPIVTPETPDASRLLHVVRYDGKVQMPPDEKLPDEQIAALEKWVSLGAPWPEAAQVAAIKLGLAERITAARATHWSLQPMQAPPLPAIADTAWPTNALDFFVLAELDKAGLAPSPAVDRRTWLRRATYDLTGLPPTYDEVVNFEADASPSAYETVADRLLASPQYGERWGRHWLDVARYADTKGYVFTEDRRYPFSYTFRDYVIRAMNEDLPYERFVTEQIAADRLELGDDKRALAAMGFLTVGRRFSNNMHDIIDDRIDVVSRGFLGLTVGCARCHDHKYDPIGSADYYAMYGIFASCHEPDERPLIGKPEATEAYQKFEAELKTRRDELTKHYDENVTALKTQLRTQTTKFLLLVVKEMMGEDLPDIFDVITDGEELHPRMVERWRRYLDRQVESDHPVFGPWKRLAEGGSAGYPERAAALFAELEAGTWPELNPTVRAVLLEKRPTSMFEVANLYGELLVAVDQKYQELLKERSDAKELDDAAAEALRQVLYGNKSPTVFNEEVAQRLFTQKVQGRYLELKAKVQEWEVTSPDAPERAMVLVDNDTPYKPHVFARGNPSRPEQEVPRRFVEVLEVSGVEPFEAGSGRLELAQKIVAHDNPLTYRVWVNRVWQQHFGMSLVRDPSDFGMRSDPPSHPALLDFLATNFLADGQSLKRLHRMIVLSSTYRQQSLERPEGNEIDPENRLYWRMNPRRLEFEAYRDSLLAAAGRLERQLGGRPIDLNAEPFTTRRTVYGYIDRQVLPDLFRTFDFASPDASTAQRPKTTVPQQALFAMNSSFSIEQTKHLVLRAEIAEKTDAAERVKALYRSVLAREASEDETQLGCQFIASCGTTEGQPLGAWEQFAQVLLMSNEFAFVD
- a CDS encoding DUF1501 domain-containing protein, with translation MLPQINRREMLSRCGTGLGLLGLAGVMSSADLLGGVANASEGYVNPMAPKAPHFPGKAKHVIHIFANGGASHVDTFDPKPSLEKYAGQMLPVENLRTERKTGAAFPSPFKFQKHGQSGIEISEIFPHVAESADELCVIRSMYADVPNHEPSLMLMNCGESRLVRPSMGSWVTYGLGTENQNLPGFISMCPNGLPIKDAENWSSAFLPGVYQGTYIDTKEADVEKLLANIKNHSLNLADQRRQLDLLAAMNRRHADERGQNSALESRIHSFELAYRMQMEATDAFDIAREPQHILDMYGPGVHARQCLIARRLIERGVRFVQLWHGQGQPWDNHDDIADNHRRLATECDQGIGALLKDLKQRGLLDETLVLWAGEFGRTPTVELPQAGANAGKINGRDHNNYGFSAWMAGGGVKPGTVYGATDEFGFQAVENKVHVHDLHATMLHLLGFDHKRLTYRFAGRDFRLTDVHGNVVPELMA
- the pyk gene encoding pyruvate kinase; translated protein: MSENVQFAERARTKIVATLGPACAAEDKIAELVTAGADVFRLNMAHGSREQHTETLQRVRRVEQRLSKPCGLLVDLAGPKIRLGDLPNNEVQMIPGEEYRFVRGNAASSDREFTSTYAPLVDEVSVGKMIMLADGTISLLVEEKGKDFVRARCVQGGPLRSRQGINLPGAKLSTPAMSDVDVDNALWAADAGADFISLSFVRSADDVRSLKSMLLARGCLARVIAKIEKPEALEQLDAVVQAADGVMVARGDLGVEMDLASIAVVQKRIVETCNRRQKPVIIATQMLDSMQHSLRPTRAEATDVANAILDGADACMLSGETAAGQYPRESVEMMDRIARATEPLLAHRTRGPAPAIAPQGVREITRAVVYGAGYIAAELGAKLVVVASHTGATALALAKQRNFIPTVGVSDSPTVLRQMCLMWGVIPLAGAPVADREHLIRHVETWGRHVGALTSGDRIIVITSSSISASGHNVLLVHEVP